In Fusarium oxysporum Fo47 chromosome VII, complete sequence, the following proteins share a genomic window:
- a CDS encoding Bromodomain-containing protein, with the protein MSCNNRIDFVPSLPAQEGLWKGPIPLPEKPAVIEERNGEIEFRVVNNGGDQESLIVLGGLKCVFQKQLPEMPKSYIARLVYDRAHMSIVIVRKPLAVVGGITYRPFKHRKFAEIVFCAVLSDEQAKGYGAHLMSHLKDYIKASSNMMYLLTYADNSAIPYFKKQGFTKEITLDDSIWKGCIKDYEGGTLMQCSMLPRVRYLEVGRMIFKQKKCVRAKIQAFSKSHVIHQPPKQWENGLTPIDPLSIDAIRASGWSPGMDELARQSHHGPNYKQLLRLLNDLQDHQSSWPFRQPVSEDDVADYYEVIKEPMDLSTMEARLEAEQYMTPEDFIKDARLIFDNCRQFNGENSLYVKCANKLEKYMWRQIRKISEWSHLE; encoded by the exons ATGAGTTGCAACAATCGTATTGACTTCGTGCCCTCGCTTCCGGCACAGGAAGGACTATGGAAGGGGCCCATTCCACTTCCTGAGAAG CCCGCAGTTATTGAAGAACGTAACGGCGAGATAGAATTTCGTGTCGTCAACAATGGTGGTGACCAGGAGAGTCTCATAGTCCTGGGTGGGCTGAAATGtgtcttccagaagcagcTACCGGAGATGCCCAAGAGCTACATCGCGCGCCTCGTCTACGATAGAGCTCACATGTCTATCGTCATTGTGAGGAAACCGCTAGCAGTAGTAGGTGGCATCACGTACCGGCCGTTCAAGCACCGCAAGTTCGCCGAGATTGTCTTCTGCGCCGTCTTGTCAGACGAGCAGGCCAAGGGCTACGGGGCGCACCTCATGTCGCATCTGAAGGACTACATTAAGGCATCATCAAATATGATGTATCTCCTGACCTATGCCGACAACTCGGCCATCCCCTATTTCAAGAAACAAGGTTTTACAAAGGAGATCACGTTGGATGACTCAATTTGGAAGGGGTGTATAAAAGACTATGAGGGCGGAACTCTTATGCAGTGCTCTATGCTCCCAAGGGTTCGCTACCTAGAGGTAGGCCGCATGATCttcaagcagaagaaatgcGTCCGTGCCAAAATACAAGCCTTTAGTAAGAGCCACGTGATCCATCAACCTCCGAAACAGTGGGAGAACGGCCTTACTCCGATTGATCCCCTATCCATCGACGCAATCCGGGCGTCAGGTTGGTCACCTGGTATGGACGAGCTGGCTAGGCAATCCCACCACGGCCCGAATTACAAGCAGCTGTTACGTCTCTTAAATGACCTCCAGGACCATCAATCATCGTGGCCATTCCGGCAGCCTGTCAGCGAGGACGATGTCGCCGACTATTACGAAGTCATCAAAGAACCAATGGACCTAAGTACTATGGAAGCCAGGCTGGAAGCGGAACAATACATGACACCTGAGGATTTCATTAAAGACGCCCGGCTCATCTTTGACAACTGTCGACAATTCAATGGTGAGAATTCGCTCTATGTGAAGTGTGCCAACAAGTTAGAGAAGTACATGTGGCGACAGATACGCAAGATCTCCGAGTGGTCGCATTTGGAGTAG